Proteins from one Solenopsis invicta isolate M01_SB chromosome 11, UNIL_Sinv_3.0, whole genome shotgun sequence genomic window:
- the LOC120358952 gene encoding uncharacterized protein LOC120358952: protein MDSNKSAIGVHDNGAKLPLFDTKHPSTIDLLPEHEPTDINDKHVENRHTVIMHEHMPNTYIPKDSTPIYDRPVYLHSLSNKPSKRIEPSILKKSVSNNNNDKQIFVEHGITYVLGDYNPPQYDYVQPKVRYQGKRVSVYSPTYPNYGNNKELSGTKNI from the exons ATGGATTCCAATAAATCTGCGATCGGTGTACATGACAATGGTGCGAAGTTGCCCTTATTCGATACCAAGCATCCTTCAACCATCGACTTACTTCCAGAACATGAGCCTACCGATATTAACG ATAAGCATGTGGAGAATCGGCATACCGTCATAATGCATGAGCATATGCCAAACACATATATTCCCAAGGATTCAACACCAATTTATGATAGACCAGTTTATTTACATAGCCTTTCAAATAAACCTTCTAAAAGAATAGAGCCTTCGATTCTGAAGAAATCAGTGTCAAACAATAATAACGACAAACAGATATTTGTCGAACATGGTATAACTTACGTGTTAGGAGATTATAATCCGCCGCAGTACGATTACGTACAACCGAAGGTCAGGTATCAAGGAAAACGTGTATCAGTTTATAGTCCCACCTACCCAAATTATGGAAATAACAAGGAACTATCGGGAACTAAGAACATTTAA